Proteins co-encoded in one Lasioglossum baleicum chromosome 3, iyLasBale1, whole genome shotgun sequence genomic window:
- the San gene encoding putative N-acetyltransferase san → MTRSKIELGDVTPHNIKQLKLLNQVVFPVSYNEKFYKDVLEAGELAKLAYYNDIVVGAVCCRVDTSENSRRLYIMTLGCLYPYRRLGIGTVMVQHVLNYVNKDGNFDSIFLHVQISNEGAIDFYKKFGFEIVETKEHYYKRIEPADAHVLQKTLRPRINKEQTNIQQVNQ, encoded by the exons ATGACTAG ATCAAAGATAGAGCTAGGAGATGTAACCCCACACAACATAAAACAACTAAAACTTCTTAACCAAGTGGTGTTTCCAGTCTCGTACAATGAGAAGTTTTACAAAGATGTGTTAGAAGCTGGTGAACTAGCGAAACTTGCATATTATAATGATATAGTG GTCGGAGCAGTTTGCTGTCGAGTAGATACCTCAGAGAACTCTAGGCGTTTGTATATTATGACGTTGGGATGTCTTTATCCCTATAGAAGATTAGGAATTGGTACTGTAATGGTACAACACGTATTAAATTATGTCAACAAAGATGGAAACTTTGATTCTATCTTCCT TCACGTTCAAATAAGTAATGAAGGAGCtattgatttttacaaaaaatttggatTTGAAATAGTAGAGACAAAGGAACACTATTATAAGAGAATAGAACCTGCAGACGCTCATGTACTACAAAAAACGTTACGTCCTAGAATAAATAAAGAGCAAACAAATATTCAACAAGTAAACcaataa